One region of Marivirga arenosa genomic DNA includes:
- the gldF gene encoding gliding motility-associated ABC transporter permease subunit GldF has translation MWSIFKKEINSFLNSLIAYLVMGVFLVSMGLLVWVFPDTAIFEYGYADMGIFFNLAPYVLMFLIPAITMKALAEETKSGTFELLMTKPITELKLLLGKYFAGLVLVFISLIPTLVYYFSLSYLSNPVGNIDTAGIIGAYIGLLFLASSYTGIGIFSSSLSENQIVSFIIAVFISFIVFMGFSSISDLAFVSELDIQIDKIGMLAHYDALGKGVIDFRDVLYFISISSLFLGATYMVLKLRKWNS, from the coding sequence ATGTGGAGTATTTTTAAAAAGGAAATAAATAGCTTTTTAAATTCACTAATTGCCTATCTGGTAATGGGTGTTTTTTTAGTCAGTATGGGACTGCTTGTATGGGTTTTTCCTGATACTGCGATTTTTGAATATGGCTATGCAGATATGGGGATATTTTTCAATCTAGCTCCTTATGTTTTGATGTTTCTTATTCCTGCCATAACCATGAAAGCCTTAGCTGAAGAAACCAAAAGCGGTACTTTTGAGCTATTGATGACAAAACCTATTACAGAATTAAAACTTCTATTAGGTAAATATTTTGCAGGATTAGTTCTTGTTTTTATTTCTCTTATTCCAACATTAGTATACTATTTCTCACTGTCTTATTTGAGTAATCCTGTAGGGAATATTGATACTGCAGGGATAATTGGAGCCTATATTGGCTTATTATTTCTAGCTTCTTCATATACTGGAATTGGTATTTTCTCATCATCATTATCAGAAAATCAGATCGTGTCCTTCATCATTGCCGTTTTCATAAGCTTCATAGTTTTTATGGGATTTTCTTCTATTTCAGATTTAGCTTTTGTTTCTGAATTGGATATTCAAATTGATAAAATTGGCATGTTGGCACATTATGATGCATTGGGTAAAGGAGTGATTGATTTTAGAGATGTATTATATTTCATTTCTATCAGTAGCTTGTTTCTTGGAGCCACCTATATGGTATTAAAATTAAGAAAATGGAATTCTTAA
- a CDS encoding HAD family hydrolase, with translation MQKIKTIIFDLGGVIIDLHVDKTIIAFSDLSGLSNQKVEDAYLSASVFKEYEKGLISDDQFISQLKMEFKIEAHAGEIKKAWNAMLGQIPINRIEEVKSLLKDYKCIVLSNTNAIHEKAFHKILSNSFPYAHLNDLFNEVYFSHELNQRKPDQEIYENVLKQSQTLAEEALFMDDSKLNLESAAQLGIHTLHIPRNGGFTELLNSKLSEI, from the coding sequence TTGCAGAAAATAAAAACTATAATTTTTGATTTAGGGGGTGTTATTATTGATTTACATGTAGATAAAACAATCATTGCATTTTCAGACTTATCTGGGTTGTCAAATCAAAAAGTAGAAGACGCTTATTTATCAGCCTCAGTTTTTAAAGAATATGAGAAAGGATTAATTTCAGACGATCAATTTATATCTCAACTTAAAATGGAATTTAAGATAGAGGCGCATGCAGGTGAGATAAAAAAGGCATGGAATGCTATGCTGGGTCAAATTCCAATCAATAGAATTGAGGAGGTAAAGAGTTTGCTTAAAGATTATAAATGTATTGTGTTAAGTAATACAAATGCAATACACGAAAAAGCATTTCATAAGATTTTATCAAATTCGTTTCCTTATGCTCATTTAAACGATTTATTCAATGAAGTTTATTTTTCTCATGAGCTAAATCAAAGAAAGCCTGATCAAGAAATATATGAAAATGTTTTAAAGCAGTCTCAAACACTTGCTGAGGAAGCTTTGTTTATGGATGATTCAAAGCTAAATTTAGAATCAGCTGCTCAATTAGGTATTCATACACTTCATATACCGAGAAATGGAGGCTTTACAGAGCTGTTAAACAGTAAATTATCTGAAATATGA
- a CDS encoding protein-L-isoaspartate(D-aspartate) O-methyltransferase has protein sequence MVEDSYKHKGMRRRLIQKLREKGINSERVLEAMGNIPRHIFFENAFLEHAYQDKAFPIGHGQTISQPYTVAFQTQLLNISPGDKVLEIGTGSGYQAMVLHDLGANLYTIEYQKPLYERTKNFLPQLGYKIHFFQGDGSKGLKAHAPFDKIIVTAGAPTVPNSLIEQLRIGGCLVIPVGDNTTQQMLRLTKVSDRKISKEVFSNFSFVPLKGEEGWR, from the coding sequence ATGGTTGAGGATAGCTATAAACATAAGGGAATGCGTAGGCGGCTCATTCAGAAGCTGCGAGAGAAAGGGATAAATTCCGAAAGAGTATTAGAAGCTATGGGGAATATACCCAGACATATTTTCTTTGAAAATGCATTTCTTGAACATGCTTATCAGGATAAAGCTTTTCCGATTGGCCATGGGCAAACAATTTCACAGCCCTACACGGTAGCCTTTCAAACTCAATTACTCAATATTTCACCAGGTGATAAAGTTTTAGAAATTGGAACTGGATCAGGTTACCAAGCAATGGTTTTGCATGATTTAGGAGCCAACCTATATACGATTGAATATCAAAAGCCACTCTATGAGAGGACTAAGAACTTCCTACCTCAATTAGGTTACAAAATTCATTTTTTTCAAGGAGATGGTTCAAAAGGATTGAAGGCTCATGCGCCATTCGATAAGATTATAGTAACTGCTGGTGCTCCAACAGTCCCTAATTCGTTAATTGAGCAATTAAGAATAGGAGGGTGTCTTGTTATCCCTGTAGGTGATAATACTACTCAACAGATGTTAAGGCTCACAAAGGTTTCTGACAGAAAGATATCCAAAGAAGTATTTTCCAATTTTAGTTTTGTGCCACTAAAAGGTGAAGAGGGCTGGAGATAA
- the gldG gene encoding gliding motility-associated ABC transporter substrate-binding protein GldG — MEFLKRKSTEYILKFLILFTLVVLVNLGFRYQIFRIDMTEENRFSMNDATITLLKNLEEPVYVEVYLEGDINSEFTRLQTAIKQTLEQFKTYAYGNLQYNFVNPDQASSANARNEFYRYLIDKGIQPTTVFDNKDGKKSQKLIFPGAEISYGGKSLPVILLNGNNAAGASEAITQSIENIEYELANAIKSLANVDRKSIALYQSKESASGSVLKGLKDAVSQKYDLIPVQNTARLQNFDAAIFIKPTKDFSNSELYDIDQYIMKGGKSLFFLDGLMMDVDSIKDYGALALPVETGLDDLLFKYGVRVNKDIIQDVNSGNFPIVTGNLGKDAQIQLLPWPYYIILNNYADHPIVRNMDAVYGKFVSSIDTVLAPDITKTPLIFTSDYTRVLNGPIHISFESLKEDVKPENFNKKNVPVTYLLEGEFNSAYQNRLVPKGKDESKRLNKSESNSIIVASDGDLLLSEINKKNNQPFPLGVDPYANRPSNFANEQLILNMLNYLLDDDGLIISRSKDLKIRPLDKVKAQEDKLLMQLLNVALPILLIVLFGLIRFYWRKRKYAKFNE, encoded by the coding sequence ATGGAATTCTTAAAAAGGAAATCAACGGAATACATACTTAAATTTCTAATACTATTCACATTAGTAGTTTTAGTTAATCTCGGTTTTCGATATCAGATATTTCGTATTGATATGACAGAGGAGAATAGGTTTTCTATGAATGATGCTACGATCACGCTCTTAAAAAATCTAGAAGAACCCGTTTATGTTGAAGTCTATTTAGAAGGTGATATTAATTCTGAATTTACAAGATTGCAGACGGCCATAAAGCAAACCTTAGAGCAATTCAAAACTTATGCATATGGAAATCTGCAATATAATTTTGTGAATCCTGATCAAGCTAGTTCAGCAAACGCTAGAAATGAATTTTATAGATACCTTATTGATAAGGGAATTCAACCTACTACCGTTTTCGATAATAAGGATGGAAAGAAATCTCAGAAACTGATTTTTCCCGGAGCAGAAATATCATACGGTGGAAAAAGCTTACCTGTAATTTTATTAAACGGTAATAATGCAGCTGGGGCTAGCGAAGCTATCACTCAATCTATTGAGAATATTGAATATGAGCTCGCTAATGCTATTAAAAGCTTGGCAAATGTAGATCGAAAAAGTATTGCTCTCTATCAATCTAAAGAATCTGCATCAGGAAGTGTGTTAAAAGGATTGAAGGATGCCGTATCTCAGAAATATGATTTAATTCCGGTACAGAATACTGCAAGACTTCAGAATTTTGATGCTGCAATCTTTATAAAACCAACTAAAGATTTCTCGAATTCTGAATTATACGATATTGATCAATATATCATGAAGGGTGGTAAAAGTTTATTCTTTTTAGATGGTTTAATGATGGATGTGGATTCCATAAAGGATTATGGAGCACTGGCATTACCTGTAGAAACAGGTTTAGATGATTTACTATTTAAATATGGCGTAAGAGTCAATAAGGATATCATTCAAGATGTAAATAGTGGGAACTTCCCAATTGTTACAGGTAATTTGGGTAAAGATGCTCAAATACAACTTTTGCCATGGCCTTATTATATCATCTTAAATAATTACGCTGATCATCCCATAGTTAGAAATATGGATGCAGTTTATGGGAAATTTGTTAGTTCCATTGATACTGTTTTAGCTCCTGACATAACAAAAACACCCTTAATTTTTACATCTGATTATACTCGAGTTTTAAATGGACCTATCCATATCAGCTTTGAAAGTTTAAAAGAAGATGTTAAACCTGAGAATTTTAATAAAAAGAATGTTCCGGTCACTTATTTGTTAGAGGGGGAATTTAATTCAGCCTATCAAAACAGACTGGTGCCTAAAGGTAAAGATGAGAGTAAAAGATTAAATAAAAGTGAAAGTAATTCAATTATTGTGGCCTCTGATGGTGACTTGCTTTTAAGTGAAATTAATAAAAAGAATAATCAACCATTTCCATTAGGTGTTGATCCATATGCCAATCGCCCCTCAAACTTTGCTAATGAGCAGTTAATTCTTAATATGTTGAATTACTTATTGGATGATGATGGATTAATAATCTCTAGGAGTAAAGATTTAAAAATTAGACCCTTAGATAAGGTGAAAGCTCAAGAAGATAAGCTTTTGATGCAACTATTGAATGTTGCCTTACCAATCCTTTTGATTGTTTTATTCGGACTAATAAGATTTTATTGGAGGAAAAGAAAATATGCCAAATTCAATGAATAA
- a CDS encoding site-2 protease family protein has translation MIEKNARYYLKKILLFVITFITTTLAGSEWITSKFIFYSPDYSWSDFVAGMEYSIPFLFILTVHEFGHFFTAKYHKVEVTLPNYIPMWLGFISSVSFGTFGALIRIVGPIRSRKQFFDIGIAGPIAGFIAALGVLFYGFTNLPEPEYIFEIHPEYEQYGLDYANHVYDDEEIVSLSLGNNLLFSWFEKYVADPDRLPNHKEIIHYPYLFAGFLALFFTALNLIPIGQLDGGHVIYGLFGAKNHFYIAFGLYMIFTFMAGLGLITAGIPISSMLLYSVSYIGFLFMSFRGLGFDKSTTWMIAVGMFAAQYLTTYLFPSITGFSGYLLFVFLLGRFIGVKHPIAPDDRSLSTGRKVLGWLCLIIFIICFSFEPLILD, from the coding sequence ATGATTGAGAAAAATGCTCGCTACTACCTAAAAAAGATATTACTATTTGTAATTACTTTTATTACCACTACTCTTGCGGGTTCTGAATGGATTACGAGTAAATTTATATTTTATTCTCCTGATTATTCTTGGTCAGATTTCGTTGCAGGAATGGAGTATTCAATCCCATTTCTATTTATTTTAACTGTTCATGAATTTGGTCACTTTTTTACAGCTAAATACCATAAAGTTGAAGTCACTTTACCCAATTACATTCCAATGTGGCTAGGATTTATCAGCTCAGTTTCTTTCGGTACATTTGGCGCTTTAATTCGAATTGTTGGACCAATACGATCAAGAAAACAATTTTTTGATATTGGAATAGCAGGTCCGATAGCCGGGTTCATTGCTGCATTAGGTGTATTATTTTATGGATTTACAAATTTACCGGAACCTGAATATATATTTGAAATTCATCCAGAGTATGAGCAATATGGTTTAGATTACGCTAATCATGTATATGATGATGAAGAGATAGTTAGTTTAAGTCTAGGAAATAATCTATTATTCTCATGGTTTGAAAAGTATGTTGCAGATCCTGATCGATTACCAAATCATAAAGAGATTATTCATTATCCTTATTTATTTGCTGGATTTCTTGCACTTTTCTTTACTGCTTTAAATTTAATTCCTATCGGTCAACTAGATGGTGGGCATGTTATATATGGTCTTTTTGGAGCAAAAAACCACTTTTATATCGCTTTTGGATTATATATGATATTCACATTCATGGCAGGACTGGGTCTAATTACTGCTGGAATTCCAATAAGTTCAATGCTTTTATATAGTGTTTCCTACATCGGTTTTTTATTTATGTCATTCAGAGGATTAGGCTTTGATAAGAGTACTACTTGGATGATTGCGGTTGGTATGTTTGCTGCCCAATACTTAACTACCTATTTGTTTCCTTCCATCACAGGTTTTTCTGGTTATTTATTGTTTGTGTTTTTATTAGGTAGATTTATTGGGGTAAAACATCCGATAGCTCCAGATGATAGATCATTGAGTACAGGAAGAAAAGTTTTAGGATGGTTATGTCTTATAATATTTATCATCTGCTTTAGTTTTGAACCTTTAATATTAGATTAA
- the dnaN gene encoding DNA polymerase III subunit beta — MKFLVSSSALLKQISSINGVISTNPMVPILENFLFEIQDGLLTITASDLQTSMITEIDVESSENGSIAVPARILMDTLKNLPEQPVTFSIDEETYSIEISSDNGRYKLAGENATDFPKVQEVENPDTVDISADVLATAINHTIYATSNDELRPAMGGVYVKFDETNTTFVATDGNRLIRYRRVDVASDAGTGIIIPRKALSLLKNSLPAENVNVAVEFNMSNAYFKFNNIKLICRLVDERFPDYENVIPAENNIKMTINRQEFMASLKRISIYANKTTHQVRLKINGSELQIFAEDLDFSNEASEIMACEHNGDDIEIGFNAKFLIEMLNNLDSKEISIDMSAPNKAGLLFPSDMDENEDILLLVMPVMLNNYV; from the coding sequence ATGAAATTTTTAGTATCCTCATCTGCATTATTAAAGCAAATTTCATCCATTAATGGAGTTATTTCAACCAATCCAATGGTTCCCATCTTAGAGAATTTCTTATTTGAAATTCAAGATGGATTATTAACCATTACAGCTTCAGATTTACAAACTTCCATGATTACTGAAATTGATGTAGAATCATCGGAAAATGGAAGTATTGCGGTACCTGCTAGGATTTTGATGGATACGCTTAAAAATTTACCAGAGCAGCCTGTAACTTTCTCAATAGATGAGGAAACCTACAGTATCGAAATTAGCTCTGACAATGGACGCTATAAGCTTGCAGGAGAAAATGCTACAGACTTCCCTAAAGTACAGGAAGTTGAAAACCCTGATACAGTAGATATTTCAGCAGATGTTTTAGCAACTGCTATCAACCATACCATTTATGCTACAAGCAACGATGAGCTTCGTCCTGCTATGGGCGGTGTTTATGTTAAGTTTGATGAAACCAATACAACTTTTGTAGCAACCGATGGTAACAGATTAATCCGTTACAGAAGAGTGGATGTGGCTTCTGATGCTGGTACTGGAATTATCATTCCTAGAAAAGCACTTTCATTATTGAAAAATAGCCTGCCTGCTGAAAATGTAAACGTAGCGGTAGAATTTAATATGTCTAATGCTTATTTCAAGTTTAATAACATTAAACTAATCTGTAGATTAGTGGATGAGCGTTTCCCAGACTATGAAAATGTAATTCCTGCGGAAAACAACATCAAGATGACCATCAACCGTCAAGAGTTTATGGCTTCTTTGAAAAGGATTAGCATTTATGCGAATAAGACGACACATCAGGTTCGATTAAAAATTAATGGGAGTGAATTACAAATCTTCGCAGAGGATTTAGACTTCTCTAATGAAGCAAGTGAGATAATGGCTTGTGAACATAATGGAGATGATATTGAAATCGGATTTAATGCTAAATTCTTAATCGAGATGCTGAATAACCTTGATAGCAAAGAAATTAGTATTGATATGTCAGCACCTAATAAAGCTGGTTTATTATTCCCTTCTGATATGGATGAGAATGAAGATATCTTATTATTGGTTATGCCAGTGATGTTAAATAATTATGTATAA
- a CDS encoding glycosyltransferase family protein, protein MKVLYAIQGTGNGHVSRAREIIPILNKYASVDVLISGIQADVELEYSIQYQFYGLSFIFGKNGGIDIWQTIKKFKPIRLIREIMSLQLSQYDLIINDFEPVSAWACVFRFKKCIGLSHQSSVIHPFSPRPQKFEFLSHLILKYYAPSKINYGFHFRRYSENTFTPVIRKEIRNLKPKKGDYYTVYLPAYSDERIAKVLMRVEAKFQVFTKHSNKKYNRDNIEFTPINNTSYLKSLESSLGLICGAGFEGPAEALFLKKKLLVIPMMSQYEQKCNAAALEEMGVSVLKKLSLKYISDIENFILQQDYFSINYENETEDILVSILHQHIHNPQLISANSRLSFS, encoded by the coding sequence ATGAAAGTATTATATGCAATTCAAGGTACTGGAAATGGGCATGTGAGTAGAGCAAGAGAAATAATTCCTATTCTGAATAAGTATGCATCAGTAGATGTTTTGATCAGTGGAATTCAAGCAGATGTTGAATTAGAATATTCAATACAATATCAGTTTTATGGCTTAAGTTTCATTTTTGGAAAAAATGGAGGTATTGATATATGGCAGACCATTAAAAAATTTAAGCCGATTCGATTAATAAGAGAAATTATGAGTTTGCAACTTTCTCAATATGATCTTATTATAAATGATTTTGAACCAGTATCTGCATGGGCTTGCGTTTTTCGTTTTAAGAAATGTATTGGTTTGAGTCATCAATCTTCAGTTATTCATCCTTTTTCCCCAAGACCCCAAAAGTTTGAATTTTTATCTCACCTAATTTTAAAATATTACGCACCATCAAAAATTAACTATGGTTTTCACTTTAGAAGGTATTCAGAAAACACTTTTACCCCGGTTATACGTAAAGAAATCAGAAATTTAAAACCCAAAAAGGGGGATTATTATACAGTTTATTTACCTGCTTATAGTGATGAAAGAATAGCCAAAGTATTGATGAGAGTTGAAGCTAAATTTCAAGTTTTTACAAAACATAGTAATAAGAAATATAATAGAGATAATATTGAATTTACACCAATTAATAATACGTCATATCTTAAAAGTTTAGAATCCAGTTTAGGCTTAATTTGCGGAGCAGGATTTGAAGGTCCTGCTGAAGCTCTATTTTTAAAGAAAAAGTTGTTAGTCATTCCAATGATGTCACAGTATGAGCAAAAATGCAATGCCGCTGCATTGGAAGAAATGGGAGTTTCTGTATTAAAAAAATTAAGTTTAAAATATATCAGTGATATTGAAAACTTTATACTACAGCAAGATTATTTTAGTATAAATTATGAAAATGAAACAGAAGATATATTGGTTAGTATTTTACATCAGCATATTCACAATCCTCAATTGATATCAGCTAATTCTAGATTATCATTTTCTTGA
- a CDS encoding phenylalanine 4-monooxygenase produces MQQIYENYTAEDQDVWGILFGRQFQNIKKVATKEFVDGIDKIHFTEKAIPNFKETNKYLKELTGWQVAAVPGIVEDDKFFELLSNRIFPATTWLRTREQLDYLEEPDMFHDVFGHIPLLTNQPFVDFLQGLAKIGLKHLDNEWAIHLLSRIYWFTIEFGLIREEGDLRIYGAGIISSPGETKFSISDEPEHFNYDVGKIIDSSYRKDKFQTKYFIIDDYEQLYSSLPEIEQVIEDRLKKEPISID; encoded by the coding sequence ATGCAACAGATTTATGAAAATTACACAGCCGAGGACCAAGATGTTTGGGGAATCCTTTTTGGAAGGCAATTTCAAAATATTAAAAAAGTAGCTACTAAGGAGTTTGTAGATGGAATTGATAAAATCCATTTTACTGAAAAAGCTATTCCTAACTTCAAGGAAACTAATAAATATTTAAAAGAGCTAACAGGTTGGCAAGTAGCGGCTGTTCCTGGTATTGTCGAAGATGATAAATTCTTTGAATTATTAAGTAATAGAATATTTCCAGCTACCACTTGGTTGAGAACTCGTGAACAGTTAGATTATTTAGAAGAACCAGACATGTTTCATGATGTCTTTGGACATATTCCATTACTAACGAACCAGCCATTTGTAGACTTCTTACAAGGATTAGCTAAAATTGGATTAAAACATTTGGATAATGAGTGGGCAATTCATTTACTCAGTCGTATTTATTGGTTTACAATTGAGTTTGGCTTAATCCGTGAAGAGGGGGATTTAAGAATTTATGGTGCTGGTATTATTTCTTCACCAGGGGAAACTAAATTTTCAATTTCTGATGAACCAGAGCATTTTAATTACGATGTAGGAAAAATAATTGATAGTAGTTACAGAAAGGATAAGTTTCAAACGAAGTACTTCATTATTGATGACTACGAACAATTATACAGTTCTTTACCTGAAATTGAGCAAGTGATTGAGGATAGGTTAAAAAAGGAACCCATTAGTATTGATTAA
- a CDS encoding SDR family oxidoreductase: MKILLTGANGYIGRRLLPILFMQGHDVICFVRDKRRIELEDRLIDKIEFYEADLLKPEELENLPKDIDAAYYLVHSMGSSSRKFQQMEQETAENFVKAIDTTNCKHIVYLSGISNDEYLSKHLSSRKKTESILNNAKSSLTVLRAAIIIGSGGASFEIIRDIVEKLPVMVAPKWLRTKCQPIAIRNVVNYLSGIIGKEEAYGKTFDIGGPDILTYKQMLLIFAEVRGLNRYILTLPVLTPRLSSYWLHFVTSTSYKIARSLVDSMRNEVIVQNKGIEEIVPQQLITYSDAVQMAFDKIAQNEVVSSWKDALASSKINTELLEFVKVPFHGCFVDKRSSFFERDRSEVLTNIWKIGGDRGWYYWNFLWKIRGYMDKAVGGVGLRRGRRSPDQLVAGDSLDFWRVLVANKEEGRLLLFAEMKLPGEAWLEFKLSKEDGKNKITQTATFRPHGLLGRLYWYSIIVFHEFIFNGMMKSIINHQENDNLELADIN, translated from the coding sequence ATGAAGATTTTATTAACTGGTGCGAATGGATACATAGGTAGAAGACTATTGCCAATTTTATTCATGCAAGGGCATGACGTTATTTGTTTTGTAAGAGATAAAAGAAGGATTGAATTAGAGGACAGATTAATTGATAAAATAGAGTTTTATGAGGCTGACCTTTTAAAGCCTGAAGAACTAGAAAATCTTCCAAAGGATATCGATGCAGCATATTATTTAGTTCATTCAATGGGTAGCTCTTCAAGAAAATTCCAGCAAATGGAACAAGAGACTGCGGAGAACTTTGTAAAAGCAATAGACACGACAAATTGTAAACATATTGTTTATCTAAGTGGAATATCAAATGACGAATATCTCTCAAAACACCTAAGCTCAAGAAAAAAAACAGAGTCTATTCTTAACAATGCAAAATCCTCCCTTACAGTATTAAGAGCAGCAATCATAATTGGCTCAGGTGGTGCATCCTTTGAAATAATTAGAGATATAGTAGAAAAACTACCTGTAATGGTGGCACCTAAATGGTTAAGAACAAAATGCCAGCCTATTGCGATCCGAAATGTAGTAAACTATCTCTCTGGTATTATTGGAAAGGAAGAGGCGTATGGCAAAACATTTGACATTGGAGGGCCAGATATACTTACTTATAAACAAATGCTTCTCATTTTTGCAGAGGTTCGTGGTTTAAATAGGTATATATTAACATTACCAGTATTAACCCCACGTTTAAGTTCTTACTGGCTTCATTTTGTTACCTCAACTTCCTACAAAATTGCAAGAAGCTTAGTTGATAGTATGAGAAACGAAGTAATTGTTCAAAACAAAGGAATAGAAGAAATAGTACCTCAGCAGCTTATTACCTACAGTGATGCAGTACAAATGGCATTTGATAAAATTGCACAGAATGAGGTAGTGTCAAGTTGGAAAGATGCATTAGCCAGCTCTAAAATCAATACAGAATTATTAGAATTCGTCAAGGTTCCTTTTCATGGTTGTTTTGTAGATAAAAGATCATCTTTCTTTGAAAGAGACCGATCTGAAGTTTTAACTAATATCTGGAAAATAGGTGGAGATAGAGGTTGGTATTATTGGAATTTTTTATGGAAGATTAGAGGATATATGGATAAAGCAGTTGGAGGCGTTGGACTAAGGCGTGGAAGAAGAAGTCCTGATCAATTAGTCGCAGGTGATTCATTAGACTTTTGGCGTGTATTAGTTGCAAATAAAGAAGAAGGTAGACTTTTATTATTTGCAGAAATGAAATTGCCTGGAGAAGCATGGTTGGAGTTCAAACTTTCAAAAGAAGATGGAAAGAATAAGATTACACAAACCGCTACATTCAGACCCCACGGGCTATTAGGACGGCTTTATTGGTATAGTATCATAGTATTTCATGAATTTATTTTCAATGGAATGATGAAGAGTATTATCAATCATCAAGAAAATGATAATCTAGAATTAGCTGATATCAATTGA
- the gldA gene encoding gliding motility-associated ABC transporter ATP-binding subunit GldA produces the protein MSIFVKDLTKTFGEQIAVNTISFEIKKGNIVGFLGPNGAGKSTSMKMITGTLPSDSGQILVDEIDVSQNPLEVKKHIGYLPEHNPLYLDMYVHEFLRFCGGIYGLSGSELKNRVAELVELCGLTKEQNKQIGTLSKGYRQRVGLAQSLVHDPSVLILDEPTTGLDPNQIIEIRNLILSISKDKTVLLSTHIMQEVQAMCNRAIIIKEGTIVADQLVNELTDEKEKFTIKVELESESDLSYWSQHAEVNNLKMINKVEYLFETTSDIRKEIFKWAGQNDVELIGISLEKGNMEEVFRKLTQNN, from the coding sequence ATGTCCATTTTCGTTAAGGATCTTACTAAAACTTTTGGCGAGCAAATCGCAGTGAATACTATTTCCTTTGAAATAAAAAAAGGAAATATTGTGGGTTTCCTAGGGCCAAATGGTGCTGGTAAATCAACTAGCATGAAAATGATAACGGGTACTTTACCTTCTGATTCTGGACAAATATTGGTTGATGAAATTGATGTTTCCCAAAATCCTCTTGAAGTAAAAAAACATATTGGTTATTTGCCAGAGCATAATCCTTTATATCTAGATATGTATGTTCATGAATTTCTTAGGTTTTGTGGAGGTATCTATGGATTATCAGGTTCTGAATTAAAGAACAGAGTTGCAGAATTAGTTGAGCTTTGCGGATTAACCAAAGAGCAGAATAAGCAAATTGGAACACTTTCAAAAGGCTACCGACAAAGAGTAGGCTTAGCTCAATCTTTGGTCCATGATCCTTCTGTTTTGATTTTAGATGAGCCAACCACAGGTCTTGATCCAAACCAAATTATTGAAATAAGGAATTTAATCTTGTCGATCAGTAAGGATAAAACAGTGCTCCTTAGCACGCACATTATGCAGGAAGTGCAAGCTATGTGTAATAGGGCAATCATTATTAAAGAAGGGACGATTGTAGCGGATCAGCTTGTAAATGAGTTAACGGATGAAAAGGAGAAGTTCACTATTAAGGTAGAATTAGAATCTGAATCTGATTTATCATATTGGTCGCAACACGCTGAGGTTAATAATCTTAAAATGATTAATAAGGTTGAGTATTTGTTTGAGACAACAAGTGATATTAGGAAAGAAATATTTAAGTGGGCAGGTCAAAATGATGTAGAATTGATTGGTATCTCTCTAGAGAAAGGGAATATGGAAGAAGTGTTTCGAAAACTTACTCAAAATAATTAA